Within Sardina pilchardus chromosome 21, fSarPil1.1, whole genome shotgun sequence, the genomic segment tataaggtaacttctaatacactgcacatgtTTGTAGTTCATTACACTGCATGATATTTCTTctcctgtctatgcaccacctgtctatactttgtatatcacactgcacttttctgcttttttgcacttctgattagatgcaaactgcattttgttgtctttgcacTTGTACCCTGCACAAGTATCATTGGCATTGGGCAACTTTTTTACTGGAGAAAATCATCAGTAAGCAAACTGTCATGATCATTCAATCATAGTATATGGAACTGGCCATGTGGTTGCCCatcaacattgctcaaaacaatTCCTCCTGTATCATCACCTCAACACATGGTCCTTCTACTCAAAGTTTtactgagattttttttttactgagatCGTAAGGTCATGTTGTTTTGCTGAAAGTGCAAAAGTTTAAACGAGCATGTAAAGTGAAACCGAAACAAAGAAGTAACTGACAGTAAAAAAGGGAAACCAATGTACCTGATGCAAGACATAGGCAAGAAGTCTTTCTTTTGTTATGTAGAAACAatttcagcagcacacacaaataggaaAACAGAGATAATCCATATAGATCAGGGGTGTCAAACATAAGGCCCGGTATGGCCCAACAGATGTTTTGGGTAGGAAGGAAAAATGAAAAGATTGCTCAACGATGTTTAATAAGAAATATTTCTATGATATGATACATTGATTAACCCTGGCACTACACACCATCCTCAGGAAGGAAGAGGCCAAAAAAACTGACATAGAAgtattttaaaaagtgatttcaaGATAGAAAGAgcggtagtctggctatcaccatactaagatcaatcttttaagattgaacaatagtctggggagtctgcgctttgtttctactgcacaagaggcgatatcaatgggcatcgttcaaatgactccgtacgcttggatagtccttcaactaatcagaccaacgataccgtgcgtcttttggataagctagtttctgattggagccaaaggttctggtagggaacagaggagatacatgtgcaggtttccagcctgagctgccgggcaaaattcAAATTTGCCGGGAGTTCAGACAGGGTTCACCCAGTCTAAAAGAGCGGTATAATAGATAgaatcaaattcaattcaatttcaatttatttataGTGCAATATTACCATTGGCATTGGTCTCAGAATACTTTGATACACATAGATAAAATGACAGTAATGATAAAAATAAAACCTCTAATGAAGATAAAATTAAGAGATAAAAATGTATAACACTACATTTACATAAAAACAATATACATAGCTAGGCCTTGCCATAATGtatggaaaacaaaaaagttttcagcttagttttaaaaatgtcaaCAGAGCCAGCCTCCCTAACATGGAGTGGGAGGCCGTTCCATAAGTAGTACTGTACATGATTTGAACTTGTCTGCTCATAAGCGGCTAGGGATAGTAAAGGAGTATCATCAAGCAACAGTCATACTGATAATGATCATGACACCCTGTAGAGGTGTCCAATCTCTATTTCCAAATACCTATCAGAGACAATTCACTCTATGaacagaccgtgtgtgtgtgtgtgtgttgtttatcgAACCATCAGTGGTTCAGGTCCCTACAGTCTTTACACGTCTGTACCTGTTCTGAAGAATGGTGAGGTCAGCCCCACTTGGAATGTTGCAAAAACAGGAGAGTGGTCACTCGTGAAGATGTCATCAGTACAGCCTGAAACAAATGACTCATGTGACTATACTAACAACCACATAGTATTACACACATTATACTTACAAACACTTAAGGGCATTTGGCACACATTCAGATGAAAATGGCATTTGTGCTTATTAAACTGCCAATACAGGAAATACACAAATCATTTTACAACTGAACAATATTGATTTATTTCACGGCGCTGGTGGTGAATCTAGCCAAATATTTAGGTTGTGGATCATGGGACAAAGTTGAACGGGGAGTGAGCCAGATAGGATATGACTGTGTCATTTGACCACAGACCAGGACGTAGGAGGGGGAGACCGCTTCAGAAGAAACCCTTTTTCTGTCCAGCCACACAACATGAGACCACAAATCTGTCCTGACGGAATGCAGCAGGAAATAGCAGCGCTCTGTTTTTGATTTGCTGGAAGGCAAGCGTCTCCGACATGCTCTGTGCTTTTGCGCAAGACTCTGGGCGAGAGTGAGCAGCTGGACTCACCATATGAGGTACACATGATGTGTGTCTCTGGGTAGGACTTCCACAGAACTCGGTCACACCAAGACGGCACATTAATACGCACCTGTTCAAACGCAACAGAAAGAAAAATCAATGTCAACGTGAGCAGTGAGATGAACGTTTCTAACTCAACCTGTTTTGCCAACAATGACATCACGAACAAGCAGATTAACCCTGAAAATCACATCCATTACAGAATATCACCACCTCCTGCAGTGTGATAGATTACTCTCACTGACGTGGATTTCGGTAATCTGGACCATTTTTCAGGCCTTTTTTTAGAAGTTGACAGAGTTGACCCTCCTGACCTGCCTCCCATGGTGCTGACAGCTGACTGGGTTACGTCTGGAAATAGCTGGAGGGATCGAACTACGTTTGCAGCAGGGACGATGGCCACAGAAACCCCCCTCAACAAAACTATATGCCCTATTTATATACTATAAGATAACCCCCTCAACAACACTATATGTCCTATACTATAAGATGACCCCCTCAACAACACTATATGCCCTATTTATATACTATAAGATAACCCCCTCAACAACACTATATGCCCTATTTATATACTATAAGATAACCCCCTCAACAAGACTATATGCCCTATACTATAAGATGACCCCCTCAATAACACTATATGCCCTATTTATATACTATAAGATAATCCCCTCAACAACACTATATGCCCTATTTATATACTATAAGATGACCCCCTCAACAACACTATATGCCCTATTTATATACTATAAGATAACCCCCTCAACAACACTATATGCCCTATTTATATACTATAAgatgacatactgtaagtgtgacaGTACAAACACATGGCTCAACTGTAACCACGAGGTGTGTGGTACAACTAATGTCTATTGTAAATTCTAATAGATCTTGATGTCAAAATATGTGCCTATATCTGACAAGGCTATCATATAGAGCCTTCATCTTTGCAAAAATCTGTGTATGGTGCATTTTCCTTATTGTGCTATTCAGATTTAAGACTTCAGTCTGAAATGTGAGCTTAAGTAGCCTTAAGTAGCATAAATTCATCACTTTGTCTAGCGTGGCAAAGTGAATCCCCCATATACTGTGCCACTAGAGGgcatgtgtgctgtggtgtggtgtggtgtggtggagtcAGTGGGGACAGTAGAGACCAGAGCAGGACATCTCACCCCACTGGTCTTGTACTTCTGCCACAGGTAGCAGTCCCTGGAGCCTCGCTCATAGCGGTAGGTGGGGGGAAACgtgatcttctcctcctcttaacACACGGaggaagaaagcaagaaagaaaagaaaacaatcaaATTGCAGCAACATAATAAAGACTCGTTGACACATTCAGTATCCCATTCAAGTGAGGATGGCTGGAGAAGGGGGTGAACTCACTGAAGTTGAAGAAAGCTTTCCTCTTGTGACGTTCACGTGTCAGCTGGTCAGCACACATGAGCTCGTCGAACTCTCTCTTGGACACGTGCTTCAGGATGTCCTATGGGAAGAGCAAGCACTTCTTATCAGCCAGATTCTGCAATCCTTCTATTCAGCTGCCTGAATAAACACGCTCACTGTTGATAATCACCAGATGCTTTTCCCTCATTAGAAAACAGATTTATGAAGACATTTATGTATGGGAACATAGTTTTCGCCTTCTTGAGAAGATACAAAATAATGAAGCAGTGATGAAGGAGGACCGGTCATGGAGGTGAAGACAGAGTAAGTGATGTGGTCAAAAGAGACATGTCACCTGCACATCCAGGTGATGACATGTCACCTGCACATCCAGGTGATGTGGCCAAGAGAGACATGTCACCTGCACATCCAGGTGATGTGGTCAAGAGAGACATGTCACCTGCACATCCAGGTGATGTGGTCAAGAGAGACATGTCACCTGCACATCCAGGTGATGTGGTCAAGAGAGACATGTCACCTGCACATCCAGGTCCAGCCGATAGTTGAGGTCCCCGCACCAGAAGAGGTGAGTGAAGCGCAGGCTGATGTCAAAGGCACTGAGCTGCCGGCCTCCTAAAGACAACAGTCTCAGGACATCCAAAAAGTTCTGGTTCCTCCTAGAGAGGAAATTAAATCTAGATTAGATAAAGTGTAAAAGTGCCATGttctcaaacatacacagatagagcggATTTTCTACTTCTTTTACAGTGAAGCTTAATCTTACTCTTAAGTTTATTTTTTGAATACAATACGAGATCCTTGTCGAACAAGTGTACCACATACTGTTAATATTAAATAATGACAATGATATTACATAGAGTTAATAcattcttgttgttattttttatgTCATATGAGGTGGTTTATTCAGATGATCAAGTATGTAGAGGAAAGTCCCGTATGTGGCCATATCGGGTGTAAATGTGTGCACCTGAGGGCCTTCTCGCTGCCTGAGGTCAGGTGGCAGTTCACAAAGCCGAAAGAGGTTCCGTTGAAGAGGAAAGAGATTCCAACCGCCCCTTTGCTTCCTGCGATACATGGAGATGGGAAAAGAGGCCCTTACAATAACAACTCAATCAAGCTGTTGTAAAAACGGGTGTGTGCGTCCGAGGGTGCATGATGAATGTGTGTTCCCATGTGTGCGTGCCAGTAtcaattcctgtgtgtgtgcatgtgtgtgtgaatgtgtatgtgtatgtgagtatgtgtaaaGGAGAGGCTATGCATGACTATGTGCATGTACACCTATATGTTTCCTATAGGCTTGGTTTTATTGTGTATTTAtcgtgtgagtgcatgtgttaaCAATAAAGTAGAATTAGCATTTtattgtgcatatgtgtgtagagtatatttgtgtgtgtgtgtgtgtgtgtgtgtgtgtgtgttgcgtaccCAATGCATTCCCAAGGCCTGTCTTAACGCTGGCCGTATTCACTTGAGTGATGCGGTTCTCATGCTCTGGCCTCACAAACACAGCCAGGCGGATGTTCCACAGGGACTGCACTGCCACCTGcaggacattcacacacattgcacTTGGCTAACAGTCACAAATCACAGTTCACAGTTCCTGTATAACCAACTGACTGTATGAGAATATTGTTAAATACAGCCCATGATATATCTGTCATATGAtcataaaacattttaaaagatAAAAAAGAAGACGTCACGTTAAGCAAAAGACAGCAGCAAACTAGGCCCTGTGAGAAGAGGACATCTTACATAGCACATATGAAGACCATAAAACCAAGCCTTTAAAACTGTGTGTGGGCAGGCTGGAGAaaatggaagagagggaggtgaacAATCAAAAAAGGATATGGAGGGGGAGCGAGGGATGATTAAAGTGAATTGTTTAATTATAAACTAAAAAATCAGTGGTTACTTGTCGGTATTCAGTGTTGGAAGTCAGTGGTTACCTGTCTGTGTTCAGTTCTGGTGGAAGTCAGTGGTTACCTGTCTGTATTCAGTGCTGGTGGAGGTCAGTAGTTACCTGTCTGCATTCAGTTCTGGTGGAGGTCAGTGGTTACCTGTCTGTATTCAGTGCTGGTGGAGGTCAGTGGTTACCTGTCTGTACTCAGTGCTGGTGGAGGTCAGTGGTTACCTGTCTGTACTCCGTGCAGGTGGAGGTCAGTGGTTACCTGTCTGTATTCAGTGCTGGTGGAGGTCAGTGGTTACCTGTCTGTATTCAGTGCTGGTGGAGGTCAGTGGTTACCTGTCTGTATTCAGTGCAGGTGGAGGTCAGTGGTTACCTGTCTGTACTCCGTGCAGGTGGAGGTCAGTGGTTACCTGTCTGTACTCCGTGCAGGTGGAGGTCAGTGGTTACCTGTCTGTACTCCGTGCAGGTGGAGGTCAGTGGTTACCTGTCTGTACTCCGTGCTGGTGGAGGTCAGTGGTTACCTGTCTGTACTCCGTGCAGGTGGAGGTCAGTGGTTACCTGTCTGTACTCCGTGCTGGTGGAGGTCAGTGGTTACCTGTCTGTACTCCGTGCTGGTGGAGGTCAGTGGTTACCTGTCTGTACTCCGTGCAGGTGGAGGTCAGTGGTTACCTGTCTGTACTCAGTGCTGGTGGAGGTCAGTGGTTACCTGTCTGTACTCCGTGCTGGTGGAGGTCAGTGGTTACCTGTCTGTACTCCGTGCTGGTGGCGCTCCTGAGGGAGGCGCGGACGTGCTCggcccactccctctccccctgcgGGTTCTCCTGCGTGCCCACCGCGTACACGTCGTGCGGCAGGGCGGCCGTGGACTCGTCGGGGGTGCGGCCGAGACCACAGCACGTGAGCCAGGACTGCAGGCCTCGCGGAGGAGGGGAGCCCCCTACAGCACCGCACACATGCAGGACACACAGTCACTCGGACCACACCTACACTGCAGACAGGCTGCTAATGACACCTTGAGGGCACCACAATCCAAGGCCTACAGACATTTCTTTTTAGCAAAGCTTTTGGTCCCTTTTAGATGTTCTtaaacctttttctttttccccctctttttctttttttatcaaatTGCTCATCTTATCTTTGTTTTTCACCTGTAGCCCTTTGAGATCActgatgtaaagtgcattataaataaaatacattattatttttattataattattattaatgaAATGTCCCAGACAACCTGACAGTGTACCCAAGGTAATGTGGTGTGTTTGGGAGCGTGTGATGAAGGAGTATATTACCCATGTCCCACGTGCCCACGAACACAGAGATGAGGTCAGGCTCACTGGGCTGTGAGTGCCTGGTCTTCatcagctggaggaggtggcagAAGGCCTCTCGcttctgaggaagaggaggacacctcaggacactcacacactggagCCATCGCTCTCTGATTCCTCTGCTTCTTATTCTCATTCTGTCATgcacacaaccaaacaaacaaacaaacaaacacacacaaacacacacacacacacacacacacacacacacacacacacacacacacacacacacacacaatctacctTTGCGCTCTCAAACAGTAGCTCCCGTGGGGTGTTATGATGACTGTCCACCACCATCCTCAGCTTGGCTGGACTGCTCTGGAACTTGATCAGCtgtaaaactacacacacacatacacacatacacacacacacacacacacacacacacacagccattacaCTTCAAGACCTACTGGTGTGTTGTTAATATTGTAATTTATTCCAGATTGAGAGCGGAGTACTGTCTTACTTCTATCCTGTGTGACGGTCTCCACTCCAATGGAAGCAGCCTTCCTGTCAAACAGCAGCACTCCCGTGTCCACATCCACAGATACCACCATCCGGCCATACCGGACCAGCTTCAcctgcgcatacacacacacacacacacacacacacacacacatacagatgaacacccacacacacacacacacacacacacacacacagatgaacacacatacaccacctgTGTAAATGTGACAAAGTGATGGTTGCATTTAGTGTTTGAACTCCAGGTCCAATGGCCACAGGGTGTCTATGAACCAACCTGAAAGCTGTGCACTGGTATGGGAGGGGTGTGGTTCTTCACTGGGGGGCTGACTTCAGGAGGAGCAGGTGAGGActgagctggagcaggagcaggagccacAGGAGCAGCTGGCTGCACTGCCAGGTTGTGATTGACCACAGCATCCTGTAGAGCTTTCAACACCTGCTCAGGtgggacacatacagtaacaatgGGTTTCTAAGTTTTAACATAAACCAGTCGTAAGAAGtgatggaaagtgtgtgtgtgtgtgtgtgtgtgtgtgtgtgtgtgtgtgtgtgcgcatattgTAAACTCGTCGTCATTGTAAATGAGGGAAACCTCAATGCCCTACGAGTATAAATAaaggtttgaaatgaaatgaaatgaaatatgtttgtgtgtttagtgtgtttgttgtatttatttataccCTCTTCTCCAAAGTGGACAACAGGTTGCATAGAGCGGAGATCTTGAACAGCAGACTTTCCAGGCTTACATCCGACGGCTTGCCCACATTCTGTGTGAGACAGTCAGAAACATGGACACCAAGCAAGTTAGCCCCAAGTAAGGCCTGTTGGAAATACTTCAAGACTTGTAGTGTGGAATGCAATTCATTCTTAAAATGTCCAGCAGAGGGAGCATTTCCCAAAGCTATGGCACTTGAGCATGTGCGTGAGCAGTGACAACCTTTCGTGTACCTGAGGTCGCTGGCAGGACAGGGGACAGCTGGGATGGTCAAACACTTTGGCCAAAGTCTCTAAGCTGGATAAGGTGTGGTCAATCTCACTGCAGACCAAACATACAGACAACAGATATACTGGGATAAGATGAAGAGTTCACTGGTGTCACACTGACTGGACCCATGGCACAGTTGTCAGCCTTCATTGATATAAAAGACTTGACTTCATTGATAAGACTTTGTTAATGAATTCACATGCAGTAGGGAGGGAAGGCTTTATGTTTGTATTGATCTAGGTGTTAGGTGTACGTAATCTAGGTGTTTTGGGGCAGTGTGCGTAATCTAGGTGTTTGGGGTGATGTGTGCTTAATCTAGGTGTTTGGGGTGATGTGTGCTTAATCTAGGTGTTTGGGGTGATGTGTGCGTAATCTAGGTGTTTGGGGCAGTGTGCGTAATCTAGGTGTTTGGGGCGAAGTGTGCGTAATCTAGGTGTTtgggatgatgtgtgtgtagtctagGTGTTTGGGGTGATGTGTGCGTAATCTAGGCGGTGTGTAATCTAGGTGTTTAGGGTGGTGTGCGTAATCTAGGCGGTGTGTGTAATCTAGATGTTTAGGTGGTGTGCGTACGTGTTGAGGCCGTGGCACACTGTGCTGAGGGTGCGCTGGAGGTGCTGCAGGCCGCTGCCTCCTCTCTTGAGGGCGTCCAGGTCCTGACCCAGGTCCCCGTGCAGATACTCCCCCAGCAGGCTGACCACCTCCGACGCCACACTGCAACACAGCCACAGCGAGCTCAGGCTCCGCCACACATCACAGTCCCTCACCTGGAGAACAGCTGACTTGGGATCAGTTCTGGGCCGTATTGTATCTGCTACTGCTGTTCCCTGGTCAGCTGGTGCTTAGACTAAGTTGACGACTCTGAATACACAGGATAATAAGTGATGATACAGAGGGAAACGTTTTGAGTTACTGGGCAATTTTCGGGAGTAGTGTTGTTTGGGCACATTTCAATGACACATTcattggcacactcattcatgattcatgatgagcatttttattttgaatttcCTCTGAGGAACTTTAATTACCAGTATGTACATCATGATCTTTCAATCATAACACATGGAACCAGTTATGTGGTTTCCCAGCAACATTACTCGGAAATCATATTGGTAACTGCTTTCTGGTTTCCAAAGGTAAACTTTCCATTCTCCACTTAATGGAGTGCTCATCCACATTGGAAGACACCAAAGTGTGTATTTATTCATGGCCACTATCAGATGGTATCAGCAGGGCTGCAGCAAGGGGGCAGGCGAAttccggaagtagaaacacgtaTGGAGCTGGTTATCAACCCTTGGCTAACCCCAtaggacggccatagatttcagatttttttttaaatcccataacttcatgtaacatgagTCCTGTCTCGCCATTGTAGCTTCTGTATTTTCTACATATGAAATAGAAGGCACAACTAATTCACAACTTCCTCGTACATAATGTtagtttcccgtaaagaagtatagttagcatgtcagTTGAAGGGAAGCTAAAGTCGCACAGTAGGGAGATTATCcttaatgtttggataagaagctcagtccagcctgcacgaaaaccatgacggaaagtcattagCAATATCAGTGAAAAGCTGTGTAGcctatggtagcctactgtatgatagggtaaagcattacctagaggcaagaacacctgataaaaaaaaatcaatgtcaCGAATGTCAAATTTCTGTGTGACCAATCTATCAGGCCAGTTACAGCAAgttacaggatggctaacgtcacaaagtcTACGCGCATATGATGGGaagtaaacagattttttttcagtgccctcccattgagaacaacggagtgtgtttgtccatttcttttactgtctatgggctgCAGCAGTCATGCTGGTGGTGTGAAGACACACGTGACAGAAAGCCACAGCAGTTCTGCAACACAGCCGGGCATTCAACACCAGGCATTCCAACACGGGCATTCAACACCAGGGCATGACCTGCTGTGTTGGTCAAATACTTGCAAAACTGTTGAGTGAAGCTGTCAAGTATAAAGTGCTTTTTGGTGTAACATATTTTGTAGAGCAAATGTTGTCTTGTTTGTTAGATCCTCCAAGTCAAGATGACTTCCACTGCTAATGAGATACATGTGgcagtgctgatgtgtgtgtggctgtcgaGCGTCATTGCTCCAGGGGTACCTGGGTGTGGTGATGTCCTGCAGTCTCTGGAGGAGCAGCTGCTGGGGGGTCAGGGGCACTGGAGCCGGGGGAGCAGCAGGGGGCGCCGTGGAGGCGGGAGAGCTGCCACTGGAGATCCAGCCAGCCGCCGGCTTCTCATCATCACCGTCTGTGGGAGACGGGCCACACAAACACCCCGTTACAAATGAGCTGGAGCCTCCGTGCTAGGGTGAGGGGTCAAGACCAGAGCAagactctgtttctctcagcaCCATCATGGCCGAATGGTGTGCTAAAATCAGATCTGACAATGCAGGCTGACAATGAACATTGTGTATGCCCCAAGCTATAAAGGCATTCGCTCATTCTTCATCTACTCAACACCTCTATGTCAGTGGATAATGCATTTCAAGTTCTAACACACTCTTATTTTGTCACTGTTTCGTATTCATTTTATCTGGGAAAAGCAGATATAGTGTATAAACAGAAActctgttgcatgtgtgtgtgtgtgtgtgtgtgtgtgtgtgtgtgtgtgtgtgtgtgtgtgtgtgtgtgtgtgcgtgtgtgtgtgagtgtgtgtgtgtgtgtgtgagagagagagagagtccacctGAGCTCTCCTCCCCTGGTTCTACTTCAGGGCCTACTGGATAGAGAAGGGGGATGACCAGGCCTTTGTGAGGCTGCTGGTATCCCAACACCAGGTCACTCAGGGTTCGAAAGCAGTTCACCTGCACTCCCTGGGATGTCTAcaaaccacagagagagagggagagagagagagagagaataggtaTTGTTATAGGCCAAGTTAAGGTTTTTACAACtacaaatcagaaaaagttgggaccttgtgtgaaatgcaaataaaaacagaatgtgatcaaATACAAGTCTTATAACCCATGTTAAAGATCCTTAAGAACCCACTGTGCTGCTAACTTCTTCTTTTAGCACAATTCAGTAAATGTTTAGGACCTAAGTTGCTAAGGAGAATGAAATGTTGTCCCATTCCTGCCCGATATAGGATCTGGATCTGGTGTACAtcattcagaattgattgtgcCCATGCTGTAGGCACTAATGCACCTCCACACCATCATAGATGTTGGGGTTTGAACTGAGCACTAAAACAATTGAATTGAAAATCAAACTCCCTTACAAACCCTTACACCTTTACTTCTTTCACACCTACTTCTCTACTTGCCAGTTACCCTGATTAGTTATCCTAACATTcctccttttgttttatttatcattACACAGTTTCTTACCcccgtcccaacttttttttaaatctgttgCTGCAATCAAACCTATAATTTTCAACATTTAATACgttgtctgtgt encodes:
- the inppl1b gene encoding inositol polyphosphate phosphatase-like 1b — encoded protein: MTTAAWYHRDISRVLAEDLLARAGRDGSFLVRDSESVPGAYALCLLFQRHVHTYRILPDAEGLLAVQTSQGVQVNCFRTLSDLVLGYQQPHKGLVIPLLYPVGPEVEPGEESSDGDDEKPAAGWISSGSSPASTAPPAAPPAPVPLTPQQLLLQRLQDITTPSVASEVVSLLGEYLHGDLGQDLDALKRGGSGLQHLQRTLSTVCHGLNTEIDHTLSSLETLAKVFDHPSCPLSCQRPQNVGKPSDVSLESLLFKISALCNLLSTLEKRVLKALQDAVVNHNLAVQPAAPVAPAPAPAQSSPAPPEVSPPVKNHTPPIPVHSFQVKLVRYGRMVVSVDVDTGVLLFDRKAASIGVETVTQDRILQLIKFQSSPAKLRMVVDSHHNTPRELLFESAKKREAFCHLLQLMKTRHSQPSEPDLISVFVGTWDMGGSPPPRGLQSWLTCCGLGRTPDESTAALPHDVYAVGTQENPQGEREWAEHVRASLRSATSTEYRQVAVQSLWNIRLAVFVRPEHENRITQVNTASVKTGLGNALGSKGAVGISFLFNGTSFGFVNCHLTSGSEKALRRNQNFLDVLRLLSLGGRQLSAFDISLRFTHLFWCGDLNYRLDLDVQDILKHVSKREFDELMCADQLTRERHKRKAFFNFKEEKITFPPTYRYERGSRDCYLWQKYKTSGVRINVPSWCDRVLWKSYPETHIMCTSYGCTDDIFTSDHSPVFATFQVGLTSPFFRTDSNASVEKAWIEVESVEAIVKTASKAKFFIEFQSLCLEEVRRSSENDSQGCEVPGFLKLGWLAKQLPKLQPIVSDMEYLRDQHLLLSVKSCDGFESYGECCVALLSLIGSVAEPFETFLTHRGEEIGSIRGRVRVHVPIERRQARERIYEWFCFEKDEKGLVRGRLSPQPARGPQPRASAPPRTPVAPNSYTNPAYFMFEGVPVLRRKEEEAHPRKEPQGVWPREPVVQLPRVTGGNVPDRKPPRRSDFTEIEIPGCLPPYMPPCDRTAQASPQHGTSYQLFPTKQPLPSLPTSSSVPPPKDYHLQSRIIKAGGAAEAVIPVKNLRNMYMNHAAITREMQRPSPKEPVRKERPRINMERTPPGRNGPPLYPYMSTRVPRCEASAPWVVEPPPGLSGDHSLTALQIAKSLSEVDFQPAESKSKYPPSHRPKQYRSQGHHPAPATETSYCWEKEVSVLHGAPETVQDLLSTLGLQRYTLGLSLNGWDDLDYFRGITEEDLHAAGVSNPSHRRRILENLPKIWD